From the endosymbiont of Bathymodiolus septemdierum str. Myojin knoll genome, one window contains:
- a CDS encoding BolA family protein, with translation MDMQQHLTEQLTTALSPAHLQVLNESKNHSGPATQSHFKLIVVSDEFTGLKLIDRHRFINQLFKEELTHIHALAMHTYTPSEWKMKQGAPASPQCAGGSKS, from the coding sequence ATGGACATGCAACAACATTTGACCGAACAATTGACTACGGCATTGAGCCCTGCGCATTTGCAAGTGCTGAACGAATCAAAAAATCATTCAGGTCCTGCGACGCAGTCACATTTTAAATTGATTGTGGTGAGTGATGAATTTACAGGTTTGAAATTGATTGATAGGCATCGTTTCATCAATCAATTGTTTAAAGAGGAATTAACGCATATTCACGCATTGGCTATGCATACTTACACACCTAGCGAATGGAAGATGAAACAGGGCGCACCCGCTTCTCCGCAGTGTGCAGGGGGGTCAAAATCTTAA
- a CDS encoding cell division protein FtsQ/DivIB codes for MIKKQNRRYNAHKKTTAQRLMPIAKILSILIILGFTIWGVVKIKEMDFLQTKITWQIDNNLLVAQSHLESKVQPLIKNKYLLLNLIEIKQVLENEPWIATANIKRLFFNSIQVSIKTHKIAMRWENINCKQKSVPGCLGYISTNGTLFMPRKTVKSNAVLAHSKAEQAVITQLYQDYQNYQKSSGEMRIHAFSKTQIDTLIFKPNIKVILGYQQKQQRLERFLKAYKELKKTTPKVKLNRASFDMRYPKGFSLKL; via the coding sequence ATGATTAAAAAACAAAATAGGCGCTATAACGCACACAAAAAAACCACGGCACAACGCCTGATGCCGATTGCCAAAATTCTATCCATTCTTATTATCTTGGGATTTACTATTTGGGGCGTGGTAAAAATTAAGGAGATGGATTTTCTACAGACCAAAATTACATGGCAAATTGACAATAACTTATTAGTTGCCCAATCTCACCTTGAAAGTAAGGTACAGCCTTTAATTAAAAACAAGTATTTGTTATTAAATTTGATTGAAATTAAACAAGTGCTAGAAAATGAACCTTGGATTGCCACGGCAAATATTAAGCGTTTATTTTTCAACAGTATTCAAGTCAGTATCAAAACTCATAAAATTGCAATGCGGTGGGAAAACATAAATTGCAAGCAAAAAAGTGTGCCTGGCTGTTTGGGATATATCTCTACTAACGGCACCTTGTTTATGCCTAGGAAAACCGTTAAATCTAATGCTGTATTGGCACACTCCAAAGCAGAGCAAGCCGTCATTACTCAACTATATCAAGATTATCAAAACTACCAAAAATCCTCTGGAGAAATGCGAATTCACGCTTTCTCAAAAACACAGATTGACACGCTTATATTTAAGCCGAATATTAAAGTGATTTTGGGCTATCAACAAAAACAACAGCGATTAGAAAGATTTTTAAAAGCCTATAAAGAACTCAAAAAAACAACTCCTAAAGTCAAACTTAATCGAGCCTCGTTTGATATGCGTTACCCTAAGGGGTTTTCCCTGAAGTTGTAA
- the murB gene encoding UDP-N-acetylmuramate dehydrogenase, translated as MHKHCSLRAGGKVKDFFVPDTINELSDFLKNNQQPILILGLGSNLLVRDCGFNGTAIKLTHLNQLTFKDGLIHAGAGVTLAKLSRFCESQQLNGVEFLSAIPGSVGGALAMNAGAFGADIWSFVESVNTINHSGKVFMRDKSEYDIAYRSVIPHQKDEIFIGANLKTSQTEKQDNIKVLLKKRNESQPIGLPNCGSVFKNPPNNHAAKLIEDSGLKGFCIGGACVSKKHANFIINQNNATTNDIENLIQHIQQTVKSNCEIDLETEVVII; from the coding sequence ATGCACAAACATTGCTCACTCAGAGCAGGTGGCAAGGTTAAAGATTTCTTTGTACCCGATACAATAAATGAACTGTCTGATTTTCTAAAAAACAATCAACAACCGATTTTAATACTGGGATTAGGCAGTAATTTATTAGTGAGAGATTGTGGCTTTAATGGTACCGCAATCAAACTCACACACCTTAATCAACTCACTTTTAAAGATGGGTTAATCCATGCAGGTGCAGGGGTAACACTGGCAAAACTTTCTCGTTTTTGCGAATCTCAACAGTTAAACGGTGTAGAGTTTCTAAGTGCCATTCCAGGTAGTGTTGGTGGCGCCTTAGCGATGAATGCAGGTGCCTTTGGTGCTGATATTTGGTCTTTTGTTGAGTCTGTTAACACGATCAATCATTCAGGCAAGGTGTTCATGCGTGATAAATCTGAATATGATATTGCTTATAGGTCTGTAATACCACATCAAAAAGACGAGATTTTTATTGGTGCGAATTTAAAAACTTCACAGACCGAAAAGCAAGACAACATCAAAGTCCTATTAAAAAAACGCAATGAATCTCAGCCCATCGGGCTACCCAATTGTGGCTCAGTCTTCAAAAATCCGCCAAATAATCACGCTGCCAAACTCATTGAAGACAGTGGTTTAAAAGGGTTTTGTATCGGTGGTGCTTGTGTTTCTAAGAAACACGCTAATTTCATCATTAATCAGAACAATGCCACAACAAATGACATTGAAAATCTCATTCAACACATTCAACAAACCGTAAAATCTAACTGTGAGATTGACTTAGAAACTGAGGTGGTGATTATATGA
- a CDS encoding CDP-6-deoxy-delta-3,4-glucoseen reductase, which translates to MFTIENQATGKVFRTEGNGPILDDALIHGLNFPYGCQKGFCGKCKATIIEGEVGYDTDVPNGITPEEVADGMALLCQCHAKSDVSLVVEELDSLADIKVKILPCKVESITHLNHDVAQIFLKIPGAESLQYFAGQYIDLIHPDFEPRAFSIANAPKNSNLIELHVRLVDGGKFTHFIFNEMKEKSLLKLEGPKGDFFFREDSKKPVILLAGGTGFAPIKSIVEHAIATNLSRQIYVYWGAREACDLYMDLPQQWANTHDNIHFVPVLSEADEAWQGKTGYVHDSVLADFEDLTGYEVYACGPPAMVKSAANTFVAQGMIKDNFFSDAFVFAYTKEK; encoded by the coding sequence ATGTTTACAATTGAAAATCAAGCGACGGGTAAAGTTTTTAGAACCGAGGGTAATGGTCCGATTTTGGATGATGCGTTAATTCACGGTCTGAACTTTCCATACGGCTGTCAAAAAGGCTTTTGTGGCAAGTGTAAGGCGACGATTATTGAGGGTGAAGTGGGTTATGATACTGATGTGCCGAATGGCATCACGCCTGAGGAAGTAGCGGATGGGATGGCTTTGTTGTGCCAATGTCATGCGAAATCAGATGTGTCGCTGGTGGTGGAAGAACTGGACAGTTTGGCAGATATTAAAGTAAAAATTTTGCCTTGTAAGGTTGAAAGTATTACACATTTAAATCACGATGTGGCACAAATATTTTTGAAAATACCAGGGGCAGAGTCGCTACAGTATTTTGCAGGGCAATATATTGATTTAATTCATCCTGATTTTGAGCCTAGGGCTTTTTCTATTGCCAATGCGCCAAAGAATTCAAACTTGATTGAGTTGCATGTGCGCTTGGTTGATGGTGGTAAATTCACGCATTTCATATTTAATGAAATGAAAGAAAAATCTTTGTTAAAGCTCGAAGGTCCAAAGGGCGATTTCTTTTTTAGAGAAGACAGTAAAAAACCAGTAATTTTGCTGGCAGGTGGGACGGGTTTTGCACCGATTAAATCTATTGTTGAACACGCTATTGCAACGAATTTAAGTCGACAAATTTATGTTTATTGGGGTGCGCGTGAGGCGTGCGATTTGTACATGGACTTGCCACAGCAGTGGGCAAATACACATGATAATATTCATTTTGTACCTGTATTGTCGGAGGCTGATGAGGCGTGGCAGGGAAAAACGGGTTATGTGCATGACAGTGTGTTAGCGGATTTTGAAGATTTGACGGGCTATGAGGTGTATGCTTGTGGTCCACCAGCAATGGTGAAATCTGCGGCAAATACTTTCGTAGCACAGGGGATGATTAAGGATAATTTCTTTTCTGATGCTTTTGTTTTTGCCTATACTAAGGAAAAATAA
- a CDS encoding D-alanine--D-alanine ligase, which yields MIAVLMGGNSAEREVSLNSGEAVYNALKNQGVDCFKFDWHGNNLDTLWVQNFDKAFIVLHGRGGEDGYIQQQLEQRNIKYTGSGATTSEQCMNKATTKNIWRQHNLPLSPSVLSKVGQKIPDIDFPLPWAVKPILEGSSVGISKVKTIEGLNKALELAWEYDEIALIEQWVEGSEYTVSILKGEALPVIQIKTNQGFYDYASKYLANDTQYLCPCGLSDDNEQLLKEIAMRAFTLMGAETWGRVDFILDKENLPYLLEINTVPGMTSHSLVPMAVKARGMSFDELVMEILND from the coding sequence ATGATTGCGGTACTAATGGGTGGTAACTCCGCTGAACGAGAAGTCTCCTTAAACAGCGGTGAGGCGGTTTATAATGCTTTGAAAAATCAGGGTGTCGATTGTTTTAAATTTGATTGGCACGGCAATAATCTTGACACGCTTTGGGTACAAAATTTTGACAAAGCTTTCATTGTCTTGCATGGTCGTGGTGGTGAAGATGGCTACATTCAGCAGCAGTTAGAACAGCGTAATATTAAATATACAGGTTCAGGTGCGACAACCTCTGAGCAATGCATGAATAAAGCCACCACTAAAAATATTTGGCGGCAACATAACTTACCACTTTCGCCCTCTGTTTTATCAAAAGTGGGGCAGAAAATACCGGATATTGACTTCCCATTACCTTGGGCAGTTAAGCCAATTCTTGAGGGATCAAGTGTCGGTATTAGCAAAGTAAAAACCATTGAAGGGCTCAACAAAGCCTTAGAATTAGCCTGGGAATACGATGAAATTGCCTTGATTGAACAATGGGTTGAGGGTAGCGAATACACAGTATCCATTCTCAAAGGTGAAGCCTTACCTGTTATTCAAATCAAAACCAATCAAGGTTTTTACGATTATGCATCTAAATACCTTGCAAATGACACGCAATATTTATGCCCCTGCGGACTCTCAGATGATAATGAACAATTACTCAAAGAAATTGCCATGCGGGCATTTACCCTCATGGGAGCAGAAACTTGGGGGCGAGTTGATTTTATTTTAGACAAAGAAAACCTACCCTATTTATTAGAAATCAATACCGTACCTGGTATGACTTCTCACTCATTGGTACCGATGGCAGTCAAAGCAAGGGGAATGAGTTTTGATGAATTAGTTATGGAAATTCTTAATGATTAA
- a CDS encoding LysM peptidoglycan-binding domain-containing protein, protein MEDETGRTRFSAVCRGVKILRILLLLSFVLLSACSTQETTSDKHFVNFTVAEKPVKLISSKIEGEDLWRYISRGSTLKARSQRDLYWHIKWFKENPDYLTRVTKRAGPYLHLVIQEVKKAGLPIELALLPIVESAYYPFSYSHGTASGLWQFIPDTGRLYGLKQNYWMDERRSVIRSTRAAVAYLKNLHTLFKGDWLLAIASYNSGPGRVQKAVKKNKAKGRKADFWNISLPAETRGYVPRLLAVAELIKHPEKYGQTITPISNMPKLESVFVYSQLDLSLISEWTGLSLDEIYTLNPDLNRWATPDTTRYELLLPIDKVARFKKARASYPKQKQLRYKRYTIKSGDSLNSLAKRFNSSVSYIKSINNIKGTRIKLGQKIIITIPKKAKDYYSLSIEQRKKQRFNSRKYGKKITHIVAKGEILWVISNRYGVPVDSIIKWNYLSNATKGLQIGKKLVIWQVPKTKASALKNLTKKGVNVKRTLSYKVKSGDNLSTIAHKFKVRISQLRQWNNLAKNKPLKIGKKLKIIKSIVE, encoded by the coding sequence ATGGAAGATGAAACAGGGCGCACCCGCTTCTCCGCAGTGTGCAGGGGGGTCAAAATCTTAAGAATCCTATTACTCCTGTCTTTTGTATTGTTGAGTGCTTGCTCAACTCAAGAAACCACCAGCGATAAACATTTTGTAAATTTTACAGTCGCTGAAAAACCCGTAAAACTCATCTCTTCAAAAATAGAGGGGGAGGATTTATGGCGTTATATCTCTCGTGGGAGTACGCTCAAAGCACGCAGTCAAAGAGATTTATATTGGCATATTAAATGGTTTAAGGAAAATCCTGATTACTTGACTCGAGTGACTAAGCGCGCTGGACCGTATTTGCATCTTGTTATTCAAGAAGTGAAAAAAGCAGGCTTGCCGATTGAGTTAGCCTTGTTGCCAATTGTTGAATCTGCTTATTACCCGTTTTCTTATTCACATGGCACCGCATCGGGTTTGTGGCAGTTTATTCCAGATACAGGTAGATTGTATGGACTTAAACAAAATTATTGGATGGATGAACGACGCAGTGTGATTCGCTCAACGCGTGCAGCAGTTGCTTATTTGAAAAATTTGCACACCTTATTTAAAGGCGATTGGTTGCTAGCAATTGCCAGCTACAACTCTGGGCCAGGTAGAGTGCAAAAAGCAGTTAAAAAGAATAAAGCCAAAGGTAGAAAAGCGGATTTTTGGAACATTTCTTTGCCTGCGGAAACGCGAGGCTATGTGCCGAGATTATTGGCAGTGGCGGAACTAATTAAGCACCCAGAGAAATACGGGCAAACCATTACCCCAATCTCAAATATGCCAAAGCTTGAATCGGTGTTCGTTTATTCACAGTTAGATTTATCTTTAATTTCTGAATGGACGGGGTTAAGTTTAGATGAGATTTATACACTTAATCCTGATTTAAATCGTTGGGCAACGCCAGATACGACGCGTTATGAGTTATTATTGCCAATTGATAAAGTAGCGCGTTTTAAAAAAGCACGAGCGAGTTATCCAAAGCAAAAACAGTTGCGTTACAAGCGCTATACAATTAAATCGGGCGACAGTTTAAATAGTTTGGCAAAGAGATTTAATTCATCGGTGAGTTACATTAAGAGTATTAATAATATCAAAGGCACTCGTATTAAACTTGGACAAAAAATCATTATTACAATTCCAAAAAAAGCCAAAGATTATTATTCACTGTCTATAGAGCAACGCAAAAAACAGCGATTTAACAGCCGAAAATACGGAAAAAAAATTACCCATATCGTCGCCAAAGGGGAAATTTTGTGGGTGATTTCTAATCGTTATGGTGTACCTGTGGACAGTATTATTAAATGGAATTATTTGTCTAATGCAACCAAAGGCTTACAAATTGGGAAAAAGTTAGTGATTTGGCAAGTGCCAAAAACCAAGGCATCGGCTTTGAAAAATTTGACTAAGAAGGGGGTTAATGTTAAAAGAACATTAAGTTATAAAGTTAAAAGCGGTGACAATCTGTCAACCATTGCACATAAGTTTAAGGTGCGTATCTCACAGTTGCGTCAGTGGAATAATTTAGCTAAAAATAAACCGCTTAAAATAGGAAAAAAATTAAAAATTATCAAATCCATTGTTGAATAA
- the miaA gene encoding tRNA (adenosine(37)-N6)-dimethylallyltransferase MiaA, translated as MSIQPNTAVFLMGPTASGKTDFAIELSKQFPVRLISVDSALIYKGMDIGTAKPNAETLRQYPHQLINICNPEDSYSAFDFVQDAKTQIQIAFNNNETPILVGGTAFYFNALEHGLSDLPESTPESREKFTQLLCEKGASTLHQDLATIDPTAAKRIHPNDAQRITRALEVFDISGKTLTELQGNKQLGLTYPVKKIILMPPRPELHARIEQRFLSMIDNDFLAEVKTLKQNPALHEDLPSIRCVGYRQAWQYLNNEIDKATMIEKSIIATRQLCKRQSTWLRNEPNALTLEMPDITKAIEFIHNERPLHDS; from the coding sequence ATGTCAATACAACCCAATACTGCGGTCTTTTTAATGGGACCTACTGCCTCAGGAAAAACCGATTTTGCTATTGAATTATCCAAACAATTCCCCGTACGCCTTATCAGTGTTGACTCTGCGCTGATTTACAAGGGTATGGACATTGGTACTGCTAAGCCCAACGCCGAAACCTTACGACAATACCCCCATCAATTAATCAACATTTGTAACCCCGAAGATTCCTACTCTGCCTTTGATTTTGTCCAAGACGCCAAAACACAAATACAAATCGCCTTCAACAACAACGAAACCCCAATCTTAGTCGGTGGCACAGCATTCTACTTCAATGCTCTAGAACATGGTCTATCCGACCTACCCGAATCTACCCCAGAATCCCGAGAGAAATTCACCCAACTACTATGCGAGAAAGGCGCATCCACTTTACATCAAGATTTGGCAACAATCGACCCAACTGCCGCAAAACGCATCCACCCCAATGATGCCCAACGCATCACCCGCGCCCTAGAAGTCTTTGACATCAGTGGCAAAACCCTCACCGAACTCCAAGGCAACAAACAATTAGGACTCACCTACCCCGTCAAAAAAATCATCCTAATGCCGCCCCGCCCCGAACTCCACGCTCGTATTGAACAACGATTCCTCTCAATGATAGACAACGATTTCCTTGCCGAAGTCAAAACCTTAAAACAAAACCCTGCCCTCCATGAAGACCTTCCCTCTATCCGTTGCGTTGGCTACCGCCAAGCGTGGCAATACCTCAACAATGAAATCGACAAAGCAACCATGATAGAAAAATCCATCATTGCCACTAGGCAACTCTGCAAACGCCAAAGCACTTGGCTCCGCAATGAGCCCAATGCCCTAACTCTAGAAATGCCAGATATCACCAAAGCAATAGAATTTATTCATAATGAAAGGCCTTTGCATGATTCATAA
- the cas2 gene encoding CRISPR-associated endonuclease Cas2, with protein MLNKNDRFMRLIVFFDLPTKTKQDKRVYTVFRRYLLKDGFIMLQFSVYSRVCKGLDSVESHLKYLKSILPPKGNIRMLQVTEKQYARMEILLGSVKKTEKSAGKQLLLF; from the coding sequence ATGCTCAATAAAAATGATCGTTTTATGCGATTAATTGTATTTTTTGACTTACCAACTAAAACAAAACAGGATAAAAGAGTTTATACCGTTTTCAGGCGATACCTATTAAAAGATGGATTTATTATGTTGCAATTTTCTGTATATTCAAGGGTTTGCAAAGGATTGGATAGTGTAGAATCACATTTAAAATACTTAAAATCTATATTGCCACCCAAGGGAAACATTAGAATGTTACAAGTTACCGAAAAGCAATATGCGCGCATGGAAATATTACTTGGATCAGTTAAAAAAACAGAGAAAAGTGCAGGCAAACAACTATTATTATTTTGA
- a CDS encoding IS256 family transposase gives MNQQKLRAFAGELAKDIHTQDDLADLSASLVKMTIEAALGAEMEHHLGYPKYGQNGNESNASNNARNGYYSKIVKGNHGEVELAIPRDRNANFEPAIIEKGQTRLGAFDNQILSLYAKGMSTRDIVTTFKEMYDADISATLVSNVTQAVITQATEWRNRPLDEIYPIVYLDGIVIKVRQDKQIIKKTMYIALGVNLEGKKECLGLWLSKNESSKFWLGVLNDIANRGVKDILIASVDGLTGFPEAINAVFPQADVQLCIVHMVRNSLKYVGYKEHKNVASDLKQIYQSITEEEALLALDEFEYKWDTQFPSIAKSWRRNWDNVATLFAYPEAIRKAIYTTNAIESLNSMIRKSIKNRKIFNHDNSAFKVVFLAIEAASKKWTMPIRNWSQAMNQFIILHEDRLKDYV, from the coding sequence ATTAACCAACAAAAACTCCGTGCTTTTGCTGGTGAGCTTGCCAAAGACATCCACACCCAAGATGACTTGGCAGACTTGTCTGCATCATTGGTTAAGATGACCATAGAAGCGGCACTTGGTGCTGAGATGGAACATCACCTTGGCTATCCAAAATATGGACAAAATGGCAATGAATCTAATGCCAGTAATAACGCTCGCAATGGCTACTACTCTAAAATTGTTAAAGGTAATCATGGCGAAGTTGAACTTGCTATTCCAAGGGATCGCAATGCTAACTTTGAGCCTGCTATCATTGAGAAGGGTCAAACCAGATTAGGCGCTTTTGATAATCAAATATTAAGCCTGTATGCCAAAGGCATGAGCACCCGTGATATTGTCACAACCTTTAAAGAGATGTATGACGCTGACATCTCAGCAACGTTGGTGTCCAATGTAACACAAGCGGTTATTACTCAAGCCACAGAGTGGCGTAATCGTCCATTGGATGAGATTTACCCCATTGTTTATTTAGACGGTATTGTCATTAAAGTTAGGCAAGATAAACAAATCATTAAAAAGACCATGTACATTGCCCTAGGCGTTAATCTTGAGGGTAAAAAAGAATGTCTTGGCTTATGGTTGTCCAAAAATGAATCTTCTAAGTTCTGGTTGGGCGTTCTTAACGATATTGCTAATCGTGGCGTAAAAGACATTCTGATCGCCTCAGTCGATGGGTTAACGGGATTCCCCGAAGCTATTAATGCCGTGTTCCCACAGGCTGATGTACAACTGTGTATTGTTCATATGGTTCGCAACTCGCTTAAATATGTGGGCTATAAGGAACATAAGAATGTTGCTAGTGATTTAAAGCAAATCTATCAGTCTATTACTGAAGAAGAAGCTTTATTGGCGTTAGATGAGTTTGAGTATAAATGGGATACGCAGTTCCCAAGTATCGCCAAATCGTGGCGACGAAATTGGGATAATGTTGCTACTCTATTTGCTTATCCTGAGGCAATCAGAAAGGCAATCTATACCACTAATGCCATTGAATCCTTAAACTCAATGATTAGAAAATCTATCAAAAACAGAAAGATTTTTAATCATGATAACTCTGCTTTTAAAGTGGTCTTTTTAGCCATTGAAGCAGCCAGTAAGAAATGGACAATGCCAATACGAAATTGGTCACAAGCAATGAATCAGTTTATAATCCTACATGAGGATAGATTAAAGGATTATGTCTGA
- the cas1 gene encoding type II CRISPR-associated endonuclease Cas1 — protein sequence MSWQTLLISNPCKLSIKNGNILLRRLDDEDANIAISEVSAIVIENPQVTMTAVFMSHCADSNIVVIFSDEKYTPIGVFHPFYQHSRMTKHAFLQNNWSQSFKNRVWQKIVKAKILNQQQTLIKITKQPNKQLSLIASKVQSADKTNREAYAATIYWRTLFENFKRNNTNDIRNSALDYGYSIVRSAIARSISASGFVPAFGFHHKNELNAFNLVDDLIEPFRAFIDFEVYLLNPSKTGTKLTFKMRADLVNILNKQVVFKQEKTTLLNAIQMMVFGLLSASEHQDIDLLLLPRHAQ from the coding sequence ATGTCGTGGCAAACGCTATTAATCAGTAACCCTTGCAAATTATCCATTAAAAATGGTAATATTTTGCTTAGGCGTTTAGATGATGAAGATGCAAATATTGCCATTAGTGAAGTATCTGCTATTGTTATTGAAAATCCGCAAGTAACAATGACTGCCGTTTTTATGTCGCATTGTGCAGATAGTAATATTGTTGTTATTTTTTCAGATGAAAAATACACGCCTATTGGTGTATTCCACCCTTTTTATCAACATAGTAGAATGACGAAACATGCATTTTTACAAAATAACTGGTCGCAATCTTTTAAAAATAGAGTGTGGCAAAAAATTGTTAAAGCAAAGATATTAAACCAGCAGCAAACTTTAATAAAAATTACCAAACAACCTAATAAACAGCTTAGTTTAATCGCATCTAAAGTGCAATCGGCAGATAAGACCAATAGGGAGGCATATGCGGCGACAATTTATTGGAGAACATTGTTTGAGAATTTTAAACGCAATAATACTAATGATATTAGAAACTCTGCCTTAGACTATGGCTATAGTATTGTACGTTCTGCGATTGCTAGGAGCATCAGTGCTAGTGGCTTTGTTCCAGCATTTGGTTTTCATCATAAAAATGAATTAAATGCCTTTAATTTGGTGGATGATTTAATAGAACCTTTTAGAGCGTTTATTGATTTTGAAGTGTATTTGCTCAATCCATCTAAGACAGGCACTAAGTTAACTTTTAAAATGCGCGCTGATTTGGTTAATATTTTAAATAAACAGGTTGTGTTTAAGCAAGAAAAAACAACACTATTGAACGCTATTCAAATGATGGTATTTGGTTTGTTAAGTGCCAGCGAACATCAAGATATTGATTTGTTGTTATTACCAAGACATGCTCAATAA